The Acinonyx jubatus isolate Ajub_Pintada_27869175 chromosome D1, VMU_Ajub_asm_v1.0, whole genome shotgun sequence genome includes a window with the following:
- the LOC106979525 gene encoding olfactory receptor 5B2-like, translated as MKNRTDVTDFILLGLTDNPELQFPLFIMFTLIYLVTLIGNLGMIVLILLDSRLHTPMYFFLSNLSLVDFCYSSTVTPKVMAGLLMGDKVISYNACAAQMFFFAAFATVENYLLASMAYDRYAAVCRPLHYTTTMTTGVCARLAIGSYTCGVLNASINIGDTFSLSFCVSSVVHHFFCDIPAVMTLTCSDKHKSELILVFISSFNVFFALFVIFISYLFIFTTILKIHSGEGYQKALSTCVSHLITVSIFYGTVIIMYVQPSSSHSMDTDKIASVFYTVLIPMLNPVVYSLRNKEVKNAFKKVVKKAHFSLGFVLMK; from the coding sequence ATGAAGAATCGTACAGACGTGACCGATTTCATCCTGCTGGGACTAACCGATAACCCAGAACTGCAGTTTCCTCTCTTTATAATGTTCACGCTCATCTACCTCGTCACTCTGATTGGAAACCTGGGGATGATCGTGCTGATCTTGCTGGACTCTCGTCTCCACACTCCTATGTATTTCTTCCTCAGTAACCTGTCTCTGGTTGACTTTTGTTACTCCTCAACAGTCACTCCCAAGGTCATGGCTGGGCTCCTAATGGGAGACAAGGTCATCTCCTACAATGCATGTGCTGCCCAGATGTTCTTTTTTGCAGCCTTTGCCACTGTGGAAAATTACCTCTTGGCCTCAATGGCCTATGACCGTTATGCAGCAGTGTGCAGACCCCTCCATTACACCACCACCATGACGACAGGTGTGTGTGCTCGTCTGGCCATAGGCTCCTATACCTGTGGTGTCTTAAATGCCTCTATAAACATTGGAGACACCTTtagtctctctttctgtgtgtccaGTGTGGTTCATCACTTTTTCTGTGATATTCCAGCTGTCATGACTTTGACGTGCTCTGATAAACACAAAAGTGAGCTGATTCTTGTTTTTATCTCAAGCTTCAATGTCTTTTTTGCACTTTTTGTTATCTTTATTTCCTACCTGTTCATATTTACTACCATTCTGAAGATACACTCAGGTGAGGGATACCAGAAAGCTTTATCCACCTGTGTGTCTCACCTCATTACAGTTTCCATATTTTATGGGACAGTCATCATCATGTACGTACAGCCAAGCTCCAGCCATTCCATGGACACAGACAAAATCGCATCCGTGTTCTACACTGTGCTCATCCCCATGCTGAACCCTGTGGTCTATAGCCTGAGGAACAAAGAGGTCAAGAATGCATTCAAAAAGGTTGTTAAAAAGGCACATTTTTCTCTAGGTTTTGTCTTAATGAAGTAG